The Candidatus Deferrimicrobiaceae bacterium sequence ATGCCGGCGCTAGCGGAAGTTATTATTGCAAGGAGGAAACCGAACGTCCCGAGCCAAACCACCCAGCCTTTTTCCATGTGCAGCCTCCATCGAAACCGACAGTTGAACGAATCCAACGGTTTCTTTAGGAGCAGTTTTTATGCCATGCCGATGTGATCATGTAACGTATTGATTCCGTGAACTATTTGTTTGCGAATAAACATCCCCGATGATTTCTGATTGTCTTTAGTGGGAAATAGATTACCTACTCTGGCGCTAGCCTCCCGCTTCGGAATCGCTCCATAGCCGTCTTGCCCTTTCGGCAAGTAGCCAAAAAGGCGGGTGGATCCGGAAAGGTGTCGGCGTGGGTGTAAGATTCCTCGTCTGTCCTCCATCGGGCCAATCTGAAAGCTAACTTATTGTATTTGCAGATCATTATGCCAATAGTCCACGCATTTCCGTATCGTTCGTCCTTGAATAGTCGGAATATTTTACAACGTCCGTCTCCTCCAAAAACAAACTGGATTCACGATCCCGGATCAAAACCTCAGGAACCATATATATCGTTAACGTTATCGCTACGTTACAAGATATACCAAGGATGCGTTTCTCGCTTCGCTGCGTTGGTATGTCAATTGCATTTATAAAACTCAAGCAATAATCCGTAAAACGTCCAACCGTTGAGCCGCACGATCCAGCAGTAAAAATACAAGTCAGGAGGAGAAAAAAATGAGAAAGTGCTTGTTGCTCGTGGGAGTCATGTTGATGTTGGCATCTGGTCCCGCATCGGCCGCCCTGATCGATTTCGAAGGTCTGCCGCTCGGCCCCAATGGAACCAATGGTGTATTTGGGGATCCGATGAACAATTTTTCGATCTTTGTGCCTGGCGAAAAGGTTGATTTTACAGGCGGGGTCTTGCTGAATCACACCACTAACCTGCCGGCCGACCAGACGGAAGTTTATGGTACTGCCGGCCCCAACACGTTCTACTTAAACCCGTTACTGATCAATTTTTCGGCCCCGGTCCACGACGTTTCCTTTTTGCTGCTCAATGGGATGACGGTCAACCAGTCCTATACGACGAGGGACGGGTTAGGCGACCTCGTCACTCTGACCTTGGCACCGAATTTGTCGAACGGATCCCAGACGGTTAGTTTCACCGGGAATATCGGTAATCTCGTGTTGGTCGCATCTGATTCTACCTCTTGGGACTTTTTCATCGACAATCTGCAATTTACGCCAAACCCCAAGCACTGCCCTGTTCCCGAGCCCGGCACCTTGATGCTCCTCGGTTCCGGAATGGTTGGTTTGGTGATTGCCGGACGCAAGAAGTTCCGCCGCTAGCAGAGTATGTTAGTTTTCGGGACATCATCTCGAAAACCCGTTGATACAAAAAAGCGGGGCTCTTTTGAGCCCCGCTTTTTTGTTGCCTTCAACAGGTCGCTTTATATCGAAAGGATCAATCAGCCCCTCGGACGAGTCGGTGTTTTTTAATGAAGTCATGCAAGGTGGGGCGGCTGATCTCGAGTTCCTGCGCCGCCTTCGAGATATTCCACTCGCATTTCCACAACGTTTTCAGGATGTGCTCTCGCTCTACCTGTCCCCGAACTTCTTTCAATGAATCCGTCGTCTCTTCGCCACCAGCCTGCGGCAACTCAAGATCTCCGGGGGTGAGAATTTTCTTTTCGCTCATGATTACGGCCCGCTTGATCCGGTTCTCAAGTTCCCGGATGTTGCCCGGCCATGCGTAGGATTTCATCGCAACCAGGGAGTCAGTGCGAAAACCGATGACTTTCCGTTGATACTGTTCCGAAAATTTCCCGACGAAATGATTGGCCAGCAGCACGATGTCTTCCCCGCGTTCCCGAAGCGGTGGCGCGACGATGTTCACCACGCCCAACCGGTAATACAAGTCTTCTCGGAACCGACCCTCCGATACCTCTTTTTTTAGCTCCCGGTTTGTTGCTGCGATCACCCGGACGTTGACGTCAACGGTTTCACGCCCCCCGACCCGCTCCAGCTTGAATTCCTGGAGGAACCGGAGAAGCTTGACCTGGAGCAGCAAGGGAAGTTCCCCGACCTCGTCAAGAAAAAGGGTTCCCCCTGCGGCGTACTCGATCCTTCCCTTGCGTTGCGAATCCGCCCCGGTGAAAGATCCCTTTTCGTGACCGAAAAGCTCGCTTTCCAGGAGATTATCCGGGATGGCGCCGCAGTTGATCGCGATGAACGGCCGATCCTTGAATCCATCCCCGGAGCGATGGATGGCGTTGGCGATCAACTCCTTGCCCGTCCCGCTCTCTCCCTCGATCAATACGGGTGCATCCGTTTTCGCCACCTTCTTTATGACGGCGAATATGCGTTTGATCGGGGGGCACTCTCCGATGAATTCGCCGAATTCGCCGGCGCGGTCTCCCATCTTGAGTGCAAGGTTCTCGCGTTCCATATCCGAGATCTTGAGCGCCCTTTTCAGCACGACCTTCACTTCCTGGAAATCAGCCGGCTTGAGAAAGAAATCAAACGCGCCCTGATCGATCGCTTTCAATGCGTTTTCCTTGGACTGATTACCCGTGATCACGATCACCTTCGTCTTGCCGTCGACCTCCAGCAATTCGCAAAGGCATTTCAGCCCTTCCTCGGCGGTTCGAGGAGATGGCGGCAAGCCGAGATCCATCAGAACCAGAGAGGGCCGCTCCTGGCGCATTTGCTCAAGCGCGCAGATCCGGTTCTCCGCCAAGATCACCTGGTAGTCGGGATTCAGCGCCCACTTCATCTGGCTGCGGATGGCTTCCTCGTCCTCGACGACCAGCAGTTTTGGTTTATCCATCGCTTATGCGGTCCCGACCGGCAGGGAAATCCGGAACGAGGTTCCTTTCCCCAGGATGCTTTCCACGTCGATCCTTCCCCCGTGGGCCTCGATGATGCCTTTCGTCTGGTAGAGCCCGATGCCGAACCCGTTGCTCTTGGTCGTCGAGAACGGCTTGAACAGCCGGTGATCGACGTAGTCCGGCGTCATGCCGCACCCGTCGTCCGATACCGTCAGGAGAAGTTTCCCGTCGACGAACGCGGTCGAGAGGTGAATTTCCCCGCCTTCGGCCATCGCGTCATTCGCGTTCAGGAGCAGGTTGGTGAGGACCCTCTTGATCTGACCACCGTCCAGCAGCGTCTCCGGCACCTTCCCCAGATCCTCCCGGATATCCGCCTTGAGGGAACCGCGAACCTCGGAAATCGCCTCGGCGGTCAGCCGGCTGAGATCCGTCCTCCTGAAATCCGGTTCGACATCCCGCGAAAGCCCGGCCAAGTGCTCCATCATCTTCTTCATCTTCTCGACCGTTTGCGCGATGCTGTGTATCGCATCCTTCCTGAACTCGGGATCGTCGAGGTTCCTTTCCGCGTTCTGCACGACCAGCGAGAGCATCGAAACGAAATTCTTCATGTCATGGAGCACGAACGCCGAAAAGGAATGGAAGTCTTCCATCTCCTTGGCGCGAAGCAGGTTCTCCGACCATTGCGCGATCAGGAAGCTGTTGGCGGCCTGACGCGCCACCGTATTCAACAGATCGAGGTCTTCGCGATCAAAGGGGTGACCGGAACGGCTCTTGCCGCAGCCGAGTACGCCGACGAGCCGATCGCCCGTTACCAGGGGAACCAGTACCGAGATCCCCTCCGACCGGCACGACTCGAGAGCTTTCGGTAACATCTCCGGTGTCAGGACCTCTTCCATATCGTCCACTTTGACGGGATATCCGTGCATCTTGATGCTGTTGAACACGGCCGTATTCAGTGCGGTGATCCGGTCGCTGGATGCCGTATCTGCAGTCGCGCCGATGCGGTGCAACTCCCCTTCCCGTTCGTCGCACAGCCATAGGGTCGTCTGCTCGATCCAGACCGTTTCCTGGAGCATTTCGGAGATTGCCGACAACAGGCTGCGGGGATCCAGCGTGGAGCTGAGTCGCGCCGTCAAGGCCAGCCATTCCTTGTGATAGTCGTACCGGTTGCGATAGAAGTGCCGATTGATAAAGCTCTTGAACTGCTTTTGGACGCGCGTGGACATGAAGACGGAAAGTAACCCCAAGACCGCGATGAAGGCGAACCAGATTCCGATATAGTTGCTGAAACTTCCTCCCAGGCTCCGGATCGCCTGTGCCGTCAACCCGACGACCAACAGGTAAGCTCCGATCGCCAGCACGGTAAAGGAGTTGTAGACAAAGTAGCGGGAAACGAAGACGTCGACTTCGAACAATCGGTGCCGGACGAGGGAGAAGCCGACGAAACCGATCCCGACCAGGTCGGTCAGGGCCGTCATCGTTCCCAGGTCGATCCGGCTGGATGGGTAAAGAATCTGCTGCGAGTTGGCGTAGATCCGGACCAGGAGCATGACACCGACGCCGAGCAGGAGAAACTTGATCCGCCAGCGTTGCGTATGCGCCGAAGCTCGCAACGTCGTCTCGAAAGCGGCGAGGACCAGCGTGAGACCGAGCACGATGAAGACGGAGGAATAGTATTCCCCCCGGGCGGGTGAAATCGGAAAGATCGATGCGATGTCGGGGACGAGCAGGCCGATAAAGTAGAAGGTGGTGACGACCAAGAAAGCCGTTCCTGCGCGCCAGCCCGGAGAAGATTTCAGCAGGTCGTCTCGTGAAAGCCCCAGGGCGAACATGAGCCAGGAAACAGGGAGAAGGCATTCCCCTGCCCGCATGACATCACGGGAAGCGATGAAAACGCCCAGTTCCGTCAGCGCCAGCGATGCCATGCCGATGGCGAACCAGCGGTTGACCGACCGGAGGAAGTTCCGGGAGAGGATGAAGACACCCATCCCCGCAAACGCCGCAGTGACGGTCAAAGTGATGACCCGGCTAATCAGGCGGTGCCTCGCTTCGGCGCAGCGCCGACAATACGCAACCCAGCAGCAACATAGCGACGAGGAAAAACACGACCCCGCCCCGGTGGTGCAGATTTCCGGTCATGAACCCAGGATCGACATGAATGCTCAACAGCGACAGCCCCACGATCCGGACGGCGTTCATGAAGATAGTGATCGGGAATACTACCACCGCCAGAGCAACCTTCTGCCATCCCGACTTGAGGAGAAGATGTTCGCTAGGACGCTCAGAAATAATTGGACCCATATGTCTTCCATTCAAGTAATTAGTTGTCCCTGATATACCCGTTTCATGCGGTTGCCAAAGCCGCCTCCGTTGTGCATGTTCCCCTTACCCACTTAAAACCCGGAAGAGACACTAGATGTTTTCTATTAGTATTGGGGATAAATGAATGGGAATAGAAGATTTCCTTTTAGCAATAATATCTTGGATTGCATATATTACTTGTTCTTTTGTTATATTTGAGGCAAAAGCTATTTCTTCTGCAGTTTTATTATTGTTTAGGCCCCATAGAATTATATCCAGCTTTTGATATGGAAGCACGAAATAAAATTCATCTTGACTTTGCTTCATACTGTATGTATCGGTAGTAGGTATGGTGTCACAGATTGTTTCTGGTAAACCGAGTGCTCGTCCGAGTAGATATACTTGGCTTTTGTATAAATGAGCAATGGGTTTGATGTCGGCAGATCCATCGCCGTTTTTTACGAAAAAGCCCTGATCGTATTCTAGGCGATTCGGAGTCCCGATTACCGCATAATTCATGCGGTCGGCGTAGTAATATTCATAGGTTTTTCTTACGCGTTGCTTGTAATTCGTTGCAGAAACCAGGTGCAAGTACTCTTTTATCGGGAGGCGTTTTTCCATCGTATCGCCCGTATTTGTTTCCACAACAATTATGAAGTGATTCAAGCGGTTTTCTTTGTACTCATTGCGATTTAGAACTATTTTATACTTCCATGACTTGTTGTAATCTGGAAATAAGCTCGCCACCACGTTGTCTCTCAGGTTGTAGCATCCAAATGCTTCTAAAACTGGTGTAATGTTTATTACTTCATAGTTTATATTAAGGTGTTTGCAAACAATTTCGCCTAATATCATGCTGTTTGGAGACGAATCTGACTCCGGCAGCAATAAACCATATACATTATCTCTCCCAAATGCTTCAACGGTTAGTGCTGCACATACGGAACTATCAATGCCGCCGGAAATTGCAACAACAGCACCTTTTTTCTTTAAAACTTTATGTACGGAATCTTTTAATATGGAGATAATTTGAGTTATGACTTCGTCTGGCTTAATATCCAGCCAAGGGTGAATGTGATTATTGGTAAAAATTGGGACCATTTATGTCCACCTCGATTTAATGCGGACTACGAAAAAGTTATTGAATACCACTGCTGTTCAAGTTAACCTGAACTCAACGATTCGCCCCGCGTATAAAAAGGGGTTTTAGACGAAAAATGGCCCATATCGAATCCAGGTTTACATCGTTTCACCCGATGCTGTCCAAATCAGCGCCCCAACAGCGCTGGCTGTTCCCCGCCCGGTTGCAGCGGTGGGGTTTCGAACGGATCGTCCAGCCAGGTCCACAAGTCCCTGTAGGTGAACAGGTTATACCGGAGCAACGCCAGAGGTTGGAGAGCAACTAGGCGATCCGCGACCGGAACTACAGGTACTTCAGCAGCAGGATCGCGATCAATGCTGTCCAAATCTGGATTTTGAGCGCGTTGGCGTTTGTCCCCACGAACTTCTTGACCTTCAGGTTCTGCTTGATCGTCTTGAAGAAGATCTCAATCTGCCAGCGATCCTTGTAGATCGCAGCGACCGTCACCGAGGCGAGTTTCATGTTGTTGGTAAGCAGGACGATCGTCCGCTTGTTTTCGGCATCCCACACCTCGACCCGGCGCAGCCGGTGAGGGCACTTCTTTTGAGCGGCTGCGCCATCCCGTTCGATGATCTGGTCTTCAAGAACAAGAACCGCGCACCTGAACGGCGTGCTCCTCGACGACGTGGCAGAGAGCGTTGTCTTTCAGGCGAGTAACGAAGAATACGCCTTGCTCCGCGAAGAAGCCGTAGTCGTTGTATCCGCGGTCCATGGCAACGATGGAACCTGACGGGAGCGACAAGTCCTTGGCCATCTTGACTTCGTGGACGTTTCCTTTCGTGATGTGGGCGAAGACCGGCAGGTACCCCTCGTGATCCAGGAGCAGGTGCAACCTCACCGCTCCCTTGGCCAGAGGCTTACAGATCGAAAGTATCTGGAAAAGAGCTTCTGGTAAAGCGTCCACGACCTGTGTTCATTGGCGTACGCCAGGGTCGAACGGTGCGGCGCTTCCGAAATATCCAGATGCTTGAGCTTGTCCAGGCAACTGGCCAACCCGCCGCAGATCTCCCGCAGCGATTTGGCCTGCCCCACCTGGCAAAAGAGCCTCGACACGAATTGACCACAGCAGGAATAGCCCTTGGCGTCCCGTTCGGCGCCCGTTTCTTTGACGATGGCGTAAAATTCGCTCTTCGGGACGACGTGTAAAATCTGGCCGAACATGCGGATAGACTTGTTCATCGCAGGGGGCCCCTTAGAGGGGCCGGAACCAATACTCTACCCAAAAGGGATTCCCTGCTCATGAACGTCGTAAACCTCACCTCAACCCCGAAAACCTATATTAGGCATGTCTGAGGGGACATACATTTTTATATTAATCCCTAACGGGTAGAATTCCCCGCGACTCGCTGCGCTTCCGGCGGTTTGCGGTCTTGGTTTAGATACCTCATGGCTTGCCCCGAGACAGTTCATTAGTTATTCGATTATACATTGAATATTAAAAAGTGCTAAGAAGTTAATTCTATTTCCCTTAATTGTCTCACTGATATTTTTCCGCTTTCAGTTTTAGGTAGAGACTTCATTATTTTTACATGTTTTGGTACACATATTGTTTCCAGATTATCTTTGCAGTAGTTGATGATGTCTATTTCATTTATATTGATCCCTTCCTCTAGGGAAACATACGCTTTTGCGATGGTACCCCAAATCGGGTCATCAACTCCGATTACTGCCGCTTCTAATATACCGTCAATACTATACAATACATTTTCTATCTCTTTTGGGCTAACCTTCTCTCCTTTAATCTTTAAGATGTTGTCACTTCTACCGAGAAAGTATAGATATCCATCGGTATCTATTTTGAAAATATCTCCTGTATGAAGTTGCATTTCCCACGGGTATGGTCCTGGTTTTAAGTATTTCTCGGTTTCTTCTGGATTATTCCAATACCCCTTCATGACATTGGCCCCTCGTACAACTAGTTCACCTACACCTTCTCTATTAGTGATCCGTTTGTTGTTATCATCAATTAAATAAACTTCCTCGTTTGGCATCCCTTTTCCGACAGAGTTTGGTTTTTTGTCGATGTCGTCCGGATGAAGAAAAGTGACGCGCTTGCATTCTGTGAGTCCGTACATAGAATAGATTTTTGCGTTCGGGCATAGAGTACGGAGGCGTTGGATATGAGCCGGGCTTAATGCCGCAGCGGTATTGGTGATGTATCGAATCGTTCTCAGTTTTTGGCTATCTGGAAATTTTAAGCTTAGAAGGATGGAAAATATTGTGGGTACCCCAGGGAAACCTGTGACGCCTTCGGTTTCGATCAAATCTAAAACCGAGGCGGGGTACCCAAATCTTTGTTCAAGTATTAGCCTGCCGCCTATTTTAAAGGACATGAGGAGTTGATATAGCCCGTAATCAAATGAAAGAGGTAAAAAGTTTATGATGATGTCATCCTGATTGTTTTCAAGATATTCGGTTATCGAATTTGCTGCAGTTATCATGTTTAAATGGGTCAGGATAACTCCTTTGGGAAACCCGGTTGATCCAGAGGTATACATAATAGAGGCCATATCAATATCTATATTATCCGGTTTGAGATAATTCGATCCATGTTTATTGATCAATTCATGGTAATTCAAATACGATCTGTTATTGTCAGGTGAATAGTCTAGATCAATGTCGCCAGTTACGATTGATAGATGTAAACTTGGAACACGTATAGATCTTTCGATATCCAAATTATCTGTATTGGTGATGAGAGCGGTAGCGCCGCAATCATTCAAGATAAATTCGAGTTTGTCCTTTTTTGTTACCCCATTAATTAATACAAATATAGCATCTGCCTTGAGTACTCCAAAGATGCTGATAGCGTTTTCGACTGAATTGTCGAGATATATTCCAACCCTGTCTCCTCTTTTGATGCCATTCGACTTCAAGCCACAGGCTAAATTCTCGGCGTATTGATTAATAGTTTTGTAAGATAACCTTTGTTGTCCACAAACAAGTCCGATTTTATCAGGGGTATGAATTGCACTTCTTTCTAAAAATTCCTGAATCAGAATTTCTCGTTTCATCCCTAAATCTCCTGTTGTGGAATGGCTTAGAGATCACATGCCCGTCGAATTTTACCAGTTATCGTTTTTGGAATATGATCAGTATAGCGTATTTGATTGATCAATTTCTTTTAAGGGAATTCGCCCTCCGGTCTTGGTGACATAGCGGAGGTAATGAAAAGGATAATTCCTTAAGTTCGAATTATGCGCACAATTGGAAACATAAAAGTATTTTAAATAAATAATCCGAATATAATTCGATATCTTCAATGACTCTGTTTATTATATTTGTTTCATTTGCGATAATTCGAAATATCAAAACCGTGGCTTTGTCTTACTGGATATAAATCGTTCGATATTGGCGATTGAATCAAGGTTTTCTGGGATTAGTTCTGTATCTTCAATGGAAATATCGAAACGTTCCTCAATAAATGCCACAACTTCTAAAATTCCTGTTGAGTCTAGAATCCCGTTTTCCAATAAGGAACATTTCTCATTGATAGTATGTTCTATGTTGCCAAAGAGAATATTATTGTAAATAAAATTAGATATTTCGTCTTTAATGTTCACAATATTTACCTTTTAATTTGATTTCGTGTAATAGCGGATGGCTCGTCGTACCATTTCTTATAGACTTGACCATATGATTCATATGCATTGCAATCTCATCGATCGATAATTCCCACCATCGACTTTCCAGCACCAATTTACGTATTTCCTCAGGAAAACGATATCGTATGATGCGTGCCGGATTTCCAGCAACAATAGCAAAATCTGGAACATCCTTTGTAACGACGGATGATGCTCCAATCACGGCTCCGATTCCGACATGAGTACAACCTGAAGTGATCACAGCTCGCTCACCAATCCAAGCATCGTGTCCGATCTCCATATTCCCGGTTCCAATCGTGTCCTCCTTTACAAAACCAAGATATTTATTGTAGAAAAAGGGATGCATCGAAAGACGATCCATCGGGTGGTTACGAAGAAAAATGCGAACGCCGCCTCCAATTGAAACATACCTTCCAACCGTTACTCCGTTCGGGAAAGAGCCTGGGTTCAGACACTCTCCGTAACTATAGGCGCCGACCTGAATTCCATGATATTTTTTTAATATCATCCGTAAGGACCGGGAATGGAAACGACCTCCCTCAAGCCGGAAGGCAATTGAAAGGGAGAGTTTCCGTAAGCGTCGATACTTGTAAATCCAGAGCAAAAGCGGCCCACATGTCGAACTTCGAAGACCATAATGTTGTTTGTCAGTAAAATCAGTTTTTGACATTTGATCTGTCCTTGCCATGTGATTGGTAGCGAATCGTCTTGGTCCGTTCGGATGGAATTTCGTCGTTTGACTGAAAATGGTTGATGAATCGATCGATCAGTATTTGAGTTGACAATATTCCTATTAAAGATGAATTATCCTTGAATCCAAGAACTTTTGATGTTCGGCATTTGTCTACGAGCTTGCTCACCATATCCGGATTGAAAATGCCTCCCTTTGCAATGGCGAATTTCGAGAGAAATTCATCAATTATCCCGTTCCCGGGATCTTCGAAAAAGGATTTCGCGTCCGGAGCCCGGTAGGGCTGCTTGATCAGGTTCCTGGTGGTCGCG is a genomic window containing:
- the prsR gene encoding PEP-CTERM-box response regulator transcription factor; this encodes MDKPKLLVVEDEEAIRSQMKWALNPDYQVILAENRICALEQMRQERPSLVLMDLGLPPSPRTAEEGLKCLCELLEVDGKTKVIVITGNQSKENALKAIDQGAFDFFLKPADFQEVKVVLKRALKISDMERENLALKMGDRAGEFGEFIGECPPIKRIFAVIKKVAKTDAPVLIEGESGTGKELIANAIHRSGDGFKDRPFIAINCGAIPDNLLESELFGHEKGSFTGADSQRKGRIEYAAGGTLFLDEVGELPLLLQVKLLRFLQEFKLERVGGRETVDVNVRVIAATNRELKKEVSEGRFREDLYYRLGVVNIVAPPLRERGEDIVLLANHFVGKFSEQYQRKVIGFRTDSLVAMKSYAWPGNIRELENRIKRAVIMSEKKILTPGDLELPQAGGEETTDSLKEVRGQVEREHILKTLWKCEWNISKAAQELEISRPTLHDFIKKHRLVRGAD
- the nadE gene encoding NAD(+) synthase; amino-acid sequence: MVPIFTNNHIHPWLDIKPDEVITQIISILKDSVHKVLKKKGAVVAISGGIDSSVCAALTVEAFGRDNVYGLLLPESDSSPNSMILGEIVCKHLNINYEVINITPVLEAFGCYNLRDNVVASLFPDYNKSWKYKIVLNRNEYKENRLNHFIIVVETNTGDTMEKRLPIKEYLHLVSATNYKQRVRKTYEYYYADRMNYAVIGTPNRLEYDQGFFVKNGDGSADIKPIAHLYKSQVYLLGRALGLPETICDTIPTTDTYSMKQSQDEFYFVLPYQKLDIILWGLNNNKTAEEIAFASNITKEQVIYAIQDIIAKRKSSIPIHLSPILIENI
- a CDS encoding AMP-binding protein, with amino-acid sequence MKREILIQEFLERSAIHTPDKIGLVCGQQRLSYKTINQYAENLACGLKSNGIKRGDRVGIYLDNSVENAISIFGVLKADAIFVLINGVTKKDKLEFILNDCGATALITNTDNLDIERSIRVPSLHLSIVTGDIDLDYSPDNNRSYLNYHELINKHGSNYLKPDNIDIDMASIMYTSGSTGFPKGVILTHLNMITAANSITEYLENNQDDIIINFLPLSFDYGLYQLLMSFKIGGRLILEQRFGYPASVLDLIETEGVTGFPGVPTIFSILLSLKFPDSQKLRTIRYITNTAAALSPAHIQRLRTLCPNAKIYSMYGLTECKRVTFLHPDDIDKKPNSVGKGMPNEEVYLIDDNNKRITNREGVGELVVRGANVMKGYWNNPEETEKYLKPGPYPWEMQLHTGDIFKIDTDGYLYFLGRSDNILKIKGEKVSPKEIENVLYSIDGILEAAVIGVDDPIWGTIAKAYVSLEEGININEIDIINYCKDNLETICVPKHVKIMKSLPKTESGKISVRQLREIELTS
- a CDS encoding transposase, producing MHLLLDHEGYLPVFAHITKGNVHEVKMAKDLSLPSGSIVAMDRGYNDYGFFAEQGVFFVTRLKDNALCHVVEEHAVQVRGSCS
- a CDS encoding DUF4372 domain-containing protein, which gives rise to MNKSIRMFGQILHVVPKSEFYAIVKETGAERDAKGYSCCGQFVSRLFCQVGQAKSLREICGGLASCLDKLKHLDISEAPHRSTLAYANEHRSWTLYQKLFSRYFRSVSLWPRER
- a CDS encoding archaeosortase/exosortase family protein, whose amino-acid sequence is MGPIISERPSEHLLLKSGWQKVALAVVVFPITIFMNAVRIVGLSLLSIHVDPGFMTGNLHHRGGVVFFLVAMLLLGCVLSALRRSEAPPD
- a CDS encoding transposase, with translation MIERDGAAAQKKCPHRLRRVEVWDAENKRTIVLLTNNMKLASVTVAAIYKDRWQIEIFFKTIKQNLKVKKFVGTNANALKIQIWTALIAILLLKYL
- the prsK gene encoding XrtA/PEP-CTERM system histidine kinase PrsK — translated: MGVFILSRNFLRSVNRWFAIGMASLALTELGVFIASRDVMRAGECLLPVSWLMFALGLSRDDLLKSSPGWRAGTAFLVVTTFYFIGLLVPDIASIFPISPARGEYYSSVFIVLGLTLVLAAFETTLRASAHTQRWRIKFLLLGVGVMLLVRIYANSQQILYPSSRIDLGTMTALTDLVGIGFVGFSLVRHRLFEVDVFVSRYFVYNSFTVLAIGAYLLVVGLTAQAIRSLGGSFSNYIGIWFAFIAVLGLLSVFMSTRVQKQFKSFINRHFYRNRYDYHKEWLALTARLSSTLDPRSLLSAISEMLQETVWIEQTTLWLCDEREGELHRIGATADTASSDRITALNTAVFNSIKMHGYPVKVDDMEEVLTPEMLPKALESCRSEGISVLVPLVTGDRLVGVLGCGKSRSGHPFDREDLDLLNTVARQAANSFLIAQWSENLLRAKEMEDFHSFSAFVLHDMKNFVSMLSLVVQNAERNLDDPEFRKDAIHSIAQTVEKMKKMMEHLAGLSRDVEPDFRRTDLSRLTAEAISEVRGSLKADIREDLGKVPETLLDGGQIKRVLTNLLLNANDAMAEGGEIHLSTAFVDGKLLLTVSDDGCGMTPDYVDHRLFKPFSTTKSNGFGIGLYQTKGIIEAHGGRIDVESILGKGTSFRISLPVGTA
- a CDS encoding PEP-CTERM sorting domain-containing protein, coding for MRKCLLLVGVMLMLASGPASAALIDFEGLPLGPNGTNGVFGDPMNNFSIFVPGEKVDFTGGVLLNHTTNLPADQTEVYGTAGPNTFYLNPLLINFSAPVHDVSFLLLNGMTVNQSYTTRDGLGDLVTLTLAPNLSNGSQTVSFTGNIGNLVLVASDSTSWDFFIDNLQFTPNPKHCPVPEPGTLMLLGSGMVGLVIAGRKKFRR
- a CDS encoding CatB-related O-acetyltransferase; this encodes MSKTDFTDKQHYGLRSSTCGPLLLWIYKYRRLRKLSLSIAFRLEGGRFHSRSLRMILKKYHGIQVGAYSYGECLNPGSFPNGVTVGRYVSIGGGVRIFLRNHPMDRLSMHPFFYNKYLGFVKEDTIGTGNMEIGHDAWIGERAVITSGCTHVGIGAVIGASSVVTKDVPDFAIVAGNPARIIRYRFPEEIRKLVLESRWWELSIDEIAMHMNHMVKSIRNGTTSHPLLHEIKLKGKYCEH
- a CDS encoding acyl carrier protein, coding for MNIKDEISNFIYNNILFGNIEHTINEKCSLLENGILDSTGILEVVAFIEERFDISIEDTELIPENLDSIANIERFISSKTKPRF